A window of Brachybacterium fresconis contains these coding sequences:
- a CDS encoding MBL fold metallo-hydrolase has translation MPSTTSVLASCCSALAATPPRLVRPRRRDGRLLASITDAGVPSASTAVRLTALPQARQKVPAAVIAEGVRTGRRLAIGMTTFLVEHPRARFLIDPALGHDVHARVLPELPGPLRIVVTPDRPVLGLIEALDRAGHRPEDLDFAVPTHLHWDHVAGLTEIGGLAVLTTEIERAHALDGPDVPLGYVRGPLLDREIDTYTLSGPPVLTFAASLDLFGDGSVVLVDLSGHTPGSIGVLLAVEGGRRVLLTGDAIWHGLQARLLRQKAPFPGRLVDADREATFATVHRLHALPETIEILASHDRDAATPWTRLAV, from the coding sequence ATGCCGTCGACGACCTCCGTGCTGGCCTCGTGCTGTTCGGCGCTGGCGGCGACTCCACCGCGGCTGGTGCGACCGCGGCGTCGCGATGGCCGACTTCTCGCCTCGATCACCGACGCCGGTGTCCCCTCCGCGAGCACCGCAGTGCGCCTGACCGCCCTGCCCCAGGCCCGGCAGAAGGTGCCGGCCGCGGTGATCGCCGAAGGTGTCCGGACGGGGCGACGGCTCGCGATCGGGATGACCACGTTCCTGGTCGAGCATCCCCGCGCCCGATTCCTGATCGACCCGGCCCTGGGCCACGACGTGCACGCCCGCGTCCTGCCCGAACTGCCGGGGCCACTGCGCATCGTCGTGACCCCGGATCGGCCGGTGCTCGGGTTGATCGAGGCGCTGGACCGGGCCGGGCACCGTCCAGAGGACCTGGACTTCGCGGTGCCCACGCACCTGCACTGGGACCATGTCGCCGGGCTGACCGAGATCGGCGGCCTGGCGGTGCTCACCACCGAGATCGAGCGCGCGCACGCCCTCGACGGCCCCGACGTTCCGCTCGGGTACGTCCGCGGGCCGCTGCTGGATCGCGAGATCGACACCTACACCCTCAGTGGACCTCCGGTGCTGACCTTCGCGGCCAGCCTCGACCTGTTCGGTGATGGCTCGGTCGTGCTGGTCGACCTGTCCGGACACACCCCGGGCAGCATCGGCGTCCTCCTCGCGGTCGAGGGCGGCCGCCGCGTCCTGCTGACCGGGGATGCCATCTGGCACGGGCTGCAGGCTCGTCTCCTGCGGCAGAAGGCACCGTTCCCCGGCAGGCTCGTCGACGCGGACCGCGAAGCGACCTTCGCCACTGTCCACCGCCTGCACGCACTCCCCGAGACCATCGAGATCCTCGCCAGCCACGACCGCGACGCCGCGACCCCCTGGACACGCCTGGCAGTCTGA
- a CDS encoding hydrolase produces the protein MADPLIMNEPLPDLLRGIAQCATCGVEYDAAAVPAVCPVCADERQYLPPDGVQRWHDPTAGDAGVDVVELEDRLFALRVDGGVGIGQEAKLLVTDDGNVMVDVPAAITAAAVAEVAGLGPLRAIIPSHPHMFGLQTAWSAALGGAPVWIARADAQWLGRTPAGIHLWDGEEKVRPGVVAVQLGGHFPGSAVVHWDGGDHRGVLLSGDTIAPNPDGRTATFMYSYPNRIPLSGHVALRVADGAARFAFDRLYGNFSGAILGDAREAVLASAARHAAWTRGEHDDLTGPAGMCG, from the coding sequence ATGGCTGATCCGCTGATCATGAACGAACCGCTTCCCGACCTGCTCCGGGGTATCGCCCAGTGCGCCACCTGCGGCGTCGAGTACGACGCGGCCGCGGTGCCTGCCGTGTGCCCCGTGTGCGCGGACGAGCGGCAGTACCTTCCCCCCGATGGTGTGCAGCGCTGGCACGACCCGACGGCCGGGGACGCCGGCGTCGACGTCGTCGAGCTCGAGGACCGGCTCTTCGCGCTGCGCGTCGACGGCGGGGTCGGCATCGGTCAGGAAGCGAAGCTGCTGGTCACGGACGACGGAAATGTGATGGTCGATGTGCCGGCGGCGATCACCGCGGCGGCCGTCGCCGAGGTCGCGGGACTCGGGCCGCTGCGCGCGATCATCCCGAGCCATCCGCATATGTTCGGCCTGCAGACGGCATGGTCCGCGGCACTCGGCGGGGCGCCGGTCTGGATCGCCCGGGCCGATGCCCAGTGGCTCGGACGCACCCCCGCAGGCATCCACCTCTGGGACGGCGAGGAGAAGGTGCGCCCCGGCGTGGTCGCTGTCCAGCTCGGAGGGCACTTCCCCGGCAGCGCCGTCGTCCACTGGGACGGAGGCGACCATCGGGGCGTCCTGCTGTCGGGCGACACGATCGCCCCGAACCCCGACGGACGGACCGCCACCTTCATGTACTCCTACCCGAACCGCATACCGCTGTCCGGTCACGTCGCCCTGCGGGTCGCGGACGGCGCCGCCCGCTTCGCCTTCGACCGTCTCTACGGCAACTTCTCCGGTGCGATCCTCGGCGACGCGCGGGAGGCCGTCCTGGCCTCCGCCGCCCGGCACGCTGCGTGGACGCGTGGAGAACATGACGACCTCACCGGGCCCGCAGGGATGTGCGGCTGA